The proteins below come from a single Burkholderia sp. FERM BP-3421 genomic window:
- a CDS encoding helix-turn-helix domain-containing protein: protein MDINHLIARRVRELRDRAGYSLDALAERSKVSRSTISLIERAQSSPTAVVLERLATALGAPLASLFEAGADTAPASPLARAADQVLWRDPASGYVRRHLSPAVASPLQLVEVRFPAGERVAYDTGVREAEIHQQIWMLEGEMEITSGDVRWRLAPGDCLAMQLDRPTLFHNPTRKAARYLVALSPRSGPAAARSAS, encoded by the coding sequence ATGGACATCAATCACCTGATCGCCCGGCGGGTGCGCGAACTGCGCGACCGCGCCGGCTATTCGCTCGATGCGCTCGCCGAACGCAGCAAGGTGAGCCGCTCGACCATCTCCCTGATCGAACGCGCGCAGAGCAGCCCGACCGCGGTCGTGCTCGAACGGCTCGCGACCGCGCTCGGCGCGCCGCTCGCGTCGCTGTTCGAGGCGGGCGCCGATACCGCGCCCGCCTCGCCGCTCGCGCGCGCGGCCGACCAGGTGCTGTGGCGCGACCCGGCCTCCGGCTACGTGCGCCGCCACCTGTCGCCGGCGGTCGCCTCGCCGCTGCAGCTCGTCGAGGTGCGCTTTCCGGCGGGCGAGCGGGTCGCCTACGACACCGGCGTGCGCGAGGCCGAGATCCACCAGCAGATCTGGATGCTCGAAGGCGAGATGGAGATCACGAGCGGCGACGTGCGTTGGCGGCTCGCGCCGGGCGACTGCCTCGCGATGCAGCTCGACCGCCCGACCCTGTTCCACAACCCGACCCGCAAGGCCGCGCGCTATCTCGTCGCGCTGAGCCCGCGGTCCGGGCCCGCCGCCGCGCGGAGCGCATCGTGA
- a CDS encoding glycerophosphodiester phosphodiesterase, which produces MSKRPFAVLPLVLACAAALVSVTACGGEDPPDVPRPLVAKAQVVGHRGASALRPEHTLASYRKAIEDGADVIEPDLVSTSDGVLVARHENEISGTTNVATLPQFANRKKTKTIDGAQLTGWFTEDFTLAELKTLRARERIPQFRPANTAYNDQFEIPTFDEIVALAKDMSGRVGRTIHLYPETKHPTYFQSIGLPLEGRLIDALRKDPYTARQATVYIQSFEVANLKAIRARVGGSQPNWKLVQLMDEAQQRPYDFVVAGDKRTYGDLSTESGMREISTYANAVGPYKTSIIAVGADGALQKPTNYVRDAHRAGLLVHPYTFRPENNFLPKSLKSAGTPDTRNPAGSVQEIQAYLNAGIDGFFTDDPAVGRQAVDTLKR; this is translated from the coding sequence ATGTCCAAGCGTCCGTTTGCCGTGCTCCCCCTCGTCCTCGCCTGCGCCGCCGCGCTGGTGTCCGTCACCGCCTGCGGCGGCGAGGACCCGCCCGACGTCCCCCGCCCGCTCGTCGCGAAGGCGCAGGTGGTCGGCCATCGCGGCGCGAGCGCGCTGCGCCCCGAGCACACGCTCGCGTCGTACCGCAAGGCGATCGAGGACGGCGCCGACGTGATCGAGCCCGACCTCGTGTCGACGTCCGACGGCGTGCTGGTCGCGCGCCACGAGAACGAGATCTCGGGCACCACCAACGTCGCGACGCTGCCGCAGTTCGCGAACCGCAAGAAGACCAAGACCATCGACGGCGCGCAGCTGACCGGCTGGTTCACCGAGGACTTCACGCTGGCCGAGCTGAAGACGCTGCGCGCGCGCGAGCGGATTCCGCAATTCCGTCCCGCCAACACCGCCTACAACGACCAGTTCGAGATTCCGACCTTCGACGAGATCGTCGCGCTCGCGAAGGACATGTCGGGCCGGGTCGGCCGCACGATCCACCTGTATCCGGAAACCAAGCACCCGACCTACTTCCAGTCGATCGGCCTGCCGCTCGAGGGCCGCCTCATCGACGCGCTGCGCAAGGACCCCTACACGGCCCGCCAGGCGACCGTCTACATCCAGTCGTTCGAGGTCGCGAACCTGAAGGCGATCCGCGCGCGCGTGGGCGGGAGCCAGCCGAACTGGAAGCTCGTGCAGTTGATGGACGAGGCGCAGCAGCGGCCCTACGACTTCGTCGTCGCGGGCGACAAGCGCACCTACGGCGACCTGTCGACCGAGAGCGGCATGCGCGAGATCTCGACCTATGCGAATGCGGTCGGCCCGTACAAGACCTCGATCATCGCGGTCGGCGCGGACGGCGCGCTGCAAAAACCGACGAACTACGTGCGCGACGCTCATCGGGCCGGGCTGCTCGTGCATCCGTACACGTTCCGGCCGGAGAACAATTTCCTGCCGAAGTCGCTCAAGAGCGCGGGCACGCCCGACACGCGCAACCCGGCCGGCTCGGTGCAGGAAATCCAGGCCTATCTCAACGCGGGCATCGACGGCTTCTTCACCGACGATCCGGCCGTCGGCCGCCAGGCGGTCGACACGCTCAAGCGCTGA
- a CDS encoding gamma carbonic anhydrase family protein: protein MIRRNPSGHLPRIAQSAYVDQTAIICGKVMIHDNVFVGPYAVIRADEVDASGNMQPIVIGANSNIQDGVVIHSKSGAAVTIGEHTSIAHRSIIHGPCTVGDRVFIGFNSVLFNCVVGDGCVVRHNAVVDGCTLPAGFYVASTERIGPRTDLARLPKVSVSATEFSEDVARTNIDLVRGYKALHNEF from the coding sequence ATGATCCGCCGCAACCCGTCCGGCCACCTGCCGCGCATCGCCCAGTCCGCCTACGTCGACCAGACCGCCATCATCTGCGGCAAGGTCATGATCCATGACAACGTGTTCGTCGGCCCGTACGCGGTGATCCGCGCCGACGAGGTCGATGCGTCGGGCAACATGCAGCCGATCGTGATCGGCGCGAACTCGAACATCCAGGACGGCGTCGTGATCCATTCGAAATCGGGCGCGGCCGTCACGATCGGCGAGCACACCTCGATCGCGCACCGCTCGATCATCCACGGCCCCTGCACCGTGGGCGACCGCGTGTTCATCGGCTTCAACAGCGTGCTGTTCAATTGCGTCGTCGGCGACGGCTGCGTCGTGCGGCACAACGCGGTCGTCGACGGCTGCACGCTGCCGGCCGGCTTCTACGTCGCGTCGACCGAGCGCATCGGCCCGCGCACCGATCTCGCGCGCCTGCCAAAAGTCAGCGTGTCGGCCACCGAGTTCTCGGAGGACGTCGCCCGCACCAACATCGATCTGGTGCGCGGCTACAAGGCGCTGCACAACGAGTTCTGA
- a CDS encoding dihydroorotase has product MTSLLIRNARLVNEGREFDADLRVRHGRIDQIAGSLAGRPGEPALDARGAWLVPGMIDDQVHFREPGAPRKGTIATESRAAVAGGITSYMDMPNTAPPTLSLDALADKEQRAARHSVANYGFHFGVSLDNLDTIAALDPRRAAGVKVFMGASTGNLLVDDPAVLERLFAVCRLPLLAHCEATPRIRAREAQWTARHGAEIPPDQHPLIRDEAACFESSSLAVSLARRFGTRLHVLHITTARELALFAPGPIAGKQITAEACVHHLLFDDGDYARLGHLIKCNPAIKRRADRDALRAALVSGRIDVIGTDHAPHTRAEKARPYLDAPSGLPLVEHALPALFELVADGCVPLATLVDKTSHAVAARFSIEQRGYLREGYWADLALIERLAQPRAVRDAPVLARCGWTPFVDHAFRHAVRATLVSGQIAWLDGQLYDDCQGLPLRFAR; this is encoded by the coding sequence ATGACGAGCCTATTGATCCGGAATGCGCGGCTCGTCAACGAGGGGCGCGAATTCGACGCGGACCTGCGCGTGCGGCACGGCCGCATCGACCAGATCGCCGGCAGCCTCGCGGGCCGCCCCGGCGAGCCCGCGCTCGACGCGCGCGGCGCGTGGCTCGTGCCGGGCATGATCGACGACCAGGTGCATTTCCGCGAACCCGGCGCGCCGCGCAAGGGCACCATCGCGACCGAATCGCGCGCGGCCGTCGCGGGCGGCATCACGAGCTACATGGACATGCCGAACACCGCGCCGCCGACGCTGTCGCTCGACGCGCTCGCCGACAAGGAACAGCGCGCGGCGCGCCACTCGGTGGCGAACTACGGCTTCCATTTCGGCGTGAGCCTCGACAACCTCGACACGATCGCGGCGCTCGATCCGCGCCGCGCGGCCGGCGTGAAGGTCTTCATGGGCGCCAGCACGGGCAACCTGCTGGTCGACGATCCGGCCGTGCTCGAACGCCTGTTCGCGGTGTGCCGGCTGCCGCTCCTCGCGCATTGCGAGGCGACGCCGCGCATCCGCGCGCGCGAGGCGCAATGGACGGCGCGCCACGGCGCCGAGATCCCGCCCGACCAGCATCCGCTGATCCGCGACGAGGCCGCCTGCTTCGAATCGTCGAGCCTCGCGGTGTCGCTCGCCCGGCGCTTCGGCACCCGGCTCCACGTGCTGCACATCACGACCGCGCGCGAGCTCGCGTTGTTCGCGCCGGGCCCCATCGCGGGCAAGCAGATCACGGCGGAGGCGTGCGTGCACCACCTGCTGTTCGACGACGGCGACTATGCGCGTCTCGGCCACCTGATCAAGTGCAATCCGGCCATCAAGCGCCGCGCCGACCGCGACGCGCTGCGCGCGGCGCTCGTCAGCGGCAGGATCGACGTGATCGGCACCGATCACGCGCCGCACACGCGCGCCGAGAAGGCCCGCCCCTACCTCGACGCGCCGTCGGGCCTGCCGCTCGTCGAGCATGCGCTGCCGGCGCTGTTCGAACTCGTCGCCGACGGCTGCGTGCCGCTCGCGACGCTGGTCGACAAGACCAGCCACGCAGTCGCCGCGCGCTTCTCGATCGAACAGCGCGGCTATCTGCGTGAAGGCTATTGGGCGGATCTCGCGCTGATCGAGCGGCTCGCGCAACCGCGCGCGGTGCGCGATGCGCCGGTGCTCGCGCGCTGCGGCTGGACGCCGTTCGTCGATCACGCGTTTCGCCACGCGGTGCGCGCGACGCTCGTGTCGGGCCAGATCGCGTGGCTCGATGGTCAGTTGTACGACGATTGTCAGGGTCTGCCGCTGCGCTTCGCGCGCTGA
- a CDS encoding DHA2 family efflux MFS transporter permease subunit — MTHGLHGERRWYALFVLCLGVLMIVLDSTIVNVALPSISADLHFSETALVWVVNAYMLTFGGCLLLGGRLGDLYGQRRMFLLGLSLFTLASLACGLAQTQLMLIAARAVQGFGGAIVSAVSLSLIMNVFTAPGERARAMGVYGFVCAGGGSIGVLLGGLLTSSLSWHWIFLVNLPIGVAVYALCVALLPRGDGVAAGARLDVAGALTVTASLMLAVYGIVNGNDAGWLSAQTLSLLAGAAVLFAAFIAIEARVAHPLMPLSLFAKRNIALANLVGVLWAAAMFAWFFLSALYMQRVLGYGPLQVGLAFLPANLIMAAFSLGLSAKIVMRFGIRGPIAVGLLLAAAGLALFSISPADGDFALHVLPGMALLGIGAGVAFNPVLLAAMNDVGPGESGLASGIVNTAFMMGGAVGLAVLASLAAARTGARLADHAPLADALNGGYHVAFAGGALFAAAAALIGLALRVRPQPADADGLSHTAH; from the coding sequence ATGACACATGGCCTGCATGGCGAACGGCGCTGGTACGCGCTGTTCGTGCTCTGCCTGGGCGTGCTGATGATCGTGCTCGACTCGACCATCGTCAACGTCGCGCTCCCGTCGATCAGCGCCGATCTCCATTTCTCCGAAACCGCGCTCGTCTGGGTCGTCAACGCGTACATGCTGACCTTCGGCGGCTGCCTGCTGCTCGGCGGCCGCCTCGGCGACCTGTACGGCCAGCGCCGCATGTTCCTGCTCGGCCTGTCGCTGTTTACGCTCGCGTCGCTCGCCTGCGGGCTCGCGCAGACCCAGCTGATGCTGATCGCCGCGCGCGCGGTGCAGGGCTTCGGCGGCGCGATCGTGTCGGCCGTGTCGCTGTCGCTGATCATGAACGTGTTCACCGCGCCCGGCGAACGCGCCAGGGCAATGGGCGTCTACGGCTTCGTGTGCGCGGGCGGCGGCAGCATCGGCGTGCTGCTCGGCGGCCTGCTCACGAGTTCGCTGAGCTGGCACTGGATCTTTCTCGTCAACCTGCCGATCGGCGTCGCGGTCTACGCGCTGTGCGTCGCGCTGCTGCCCAGGGGCGACGGCGTCGCGGCCGGCGCGCGCCTCGACGTCGCGGGCGCGCTCACCGTCACCGCCTCGCTGATGCTCGCCGTGTACGGCATCGTCAACGGCAACGATGCGGGCTGGCTGTCGGCGCAGACGCTGTCGCTGCTCGCGGGCGCAGCCGTCCTGTTCGCCGCGTTCATCGCGATCGAGGCGCGCGTCGCGCATCCGCTGATGCCGCTGTCGCTGTTCGCCAAGCGCAACATCGCGCTCGCGAACCTCGTCGGCGTGCTGTGGGCCGCGGCCATGTTCGCGTGGTTCTTCCTGTCCGCGCTCTACATGCAGCGCGTGCTCGGCTATGGGCCGCTGCAGGTCGGGCTCGCGTTCCTGCCCGCGAACCTGATCATGGCCGCGTTCTCGCTCGGGCTGTCCGCGAAGATCGTGATGCGCTTCGGGATCCGCGGGCCGATCGCGGTCGGCCTGCTGCTCGCCGCGGCCGGCCTCGCGCTGTTCTCGATCTCGCCCGCCGACGGCGACTTCGCGCTGCACGTGCTGCCCGGCATGGCGCTGCTCGGCATCGGCGCGGGCGTCGCGTTCAATCCGGTGCTGCTCGCCGCGATGAACGACGTCGGGCCCGGCGAATCGGGCCTCGCCTCGGGCATCGTCAACACCGCCTTCATGATGGGCGGCGCGGTCGGGCTCGCGGTGCTCGCGAGCCTCGCCGCCGCGCGCACCGGCGCGCGGCTCGCGGACCACGCGCCGCTCGCCGATGCGCTGAACGGCGGCTATCACGTCGCCTTCGCGGGCGGCGCGCTGTTCGCCGCCGCCGCCGCGCTGATCGGGCTCGCGCTGCGCGTGCGCCCGCAGCCGGCGGACGCGGACGGCCTGTCGCACACGGCGCACTGA
- a CDS encoding sulfite exporter TauE/SafE family protein gives MTLPHIDLLYSLSGLFVGFLVGLTGVGGGSLMTPILVLLFNVHPATAVGTDLLYAAATKATGTFVHGVKGTIDWRITGRLAAGSVPAAALTLWVLHAYGLESHGTNRMIQIVLGGALLLTSIALLFRPQLAAFAARRARAGSPTRTLAATVFTGAVLGVLVSLTSVGAGAIGVTVLLLLYPTLATTRIVGSDIAHAVPLTLIAGLGHWLLGSVDWSMLLSLLVGSLPGIVLGSLLSTRAPEGLLRRVLAATLVAVGAKLVLA, from the coding sequence ATGACCCTCCCCCATATCGACCTGCTGTACTCGCTGTCCGGCCTGTTCGTCGGTTTTCTCGTCGGCCTGACAGGCGTCGGCGGCGGTTCGCTGATGACGCCGATCCTCGTGCTGCTGTTCAACGTCCATCCCGCGACCGCGGTCGGCACCGACCTCCTGTACGCGGCCGCCACCAAGGCCACCGGCACCTTCGTGCACGGCGTCAAGGGCACCATCGACTGGCGCATCACCGGCCGCCTCGCGGCAGGCAGCGTGCCGGCCGCCGCGCTCACGCTCTGGGTGCTGCACGCGTATGGGCTCGAATCGCACGGCACCAACCGGATGATCCAGATCGTGCTCGGCGGCGCGCTGCTGCTGACCTCGATCGCGCTGCTGTTCCGCCCGCAGCTCGCGGCGTTCGCCGCGCGTCGTGCACGCGCGGGCAGCCCGACCCGCACGCTGGCCGCGACCGTGTTCACGGGCGCCGTGCTCGGCGTGCTGGTGTCGCTGACCTCCGTGGGCGCGGGAGCGATCGGCGTGACGGTGCTGCTGCTGCTCTACCCGACGCTCGCGACCACGCGCATCGTCGGCTCGGACATCGCGCACGCAGTGCCGCTCACGCTCATCGCGGGCCTCGGCCACTGGCTGCTCGGCTCGGTCGACTGGAGCATGCTGCTGTCGCTGCTGGTGGGTTCGCTGCCCGGCATCGTGCTCGGCAGCCTGCTGTCGACGCGCGCGCCGGAAGGCCTGCTGCGCCGCGTGCTGGCCGCGACGCTGGTCGCCGTCGGCGCGAAGCTCGTGCTCGCCTGA
- a CDS encoding LysR family transcriptional regulator, with translation MDRLTAMETFISVIDTGSFSGAARRLKVGQPAVSKSVAQLESRLGVRLLARSTRGLTPTEAGQQFYARAKRALDAAEEAECAARGADSGLAGVLRVSAAVTFARLHIVPRMQAFLDEHPDLAVELVLDDRPVDPDADGIDVALRTGAGPVDLGAQARKLGASPRRVFGTPAYFARAGLPCEPEDLLGHQVIVHDPRGPTAWKFRREHTEVTVETSARLRVQVAEGVRAAVLADLGLAIASEWLFADELRRRCVTVALADWTLPPVELWAVFPGGRGANVKARAFVAFVEAALGVAAAGREIA, from the coding sequence ATGGACCGCCTGACCGCAATGGAAACGTTCATCAGCGTGATCGACACCGGCTCGTTCTCGGGCGCCGCGCGGCGCCTGAAGGTCGGTCAGCCGGCCGTGTCGAAGTCGGTCGCGCAGCTTGAGTCGCGGCTCGGCGTGAGGCTGCTCGCGCGTTCGACGCGGGGCCTGACGCCGACCGAGGCGGGGCAGCAGTTCTATGCGCGCGCGAAACGCGCGCTCGACGCGGCCGAGGAGGCCGAATGCGCGGCGCGCGGCGCGGACAGCGGGCTGGCCGGCGTGCTGCGCGTGAGCGCCGCCGTGACCTTCGCGCGGCTGCATATCGTGCCGCGCATGCAGGCGTTTCTCGACGAGCATCCGGACCTCGCGGTCGAACTCGTGCTCGACGACCGGCCGGTCGATCCGGACGCCGACGGCATCGACGTGGCGCTGCGCACCGGCGCCGGGCCCGTCGACCTCGGCGCGCAGGCGCGCAAGCTCGGTGCGAGCCCGCGCCGCGTGTTCGGCACGCCCGCCTATTTCGCGCGCGCCGGCCTGCCGTGCGAGCCGGAGGATCTGCTCGGGCACCAGGTGATCGTGCATGACCCGCGCGGCCCGACTGCGTGGAAATTCCGGCGCGAGCACACCGAGGTGACGGTCGAGACCTCGGCGCGGCTGCGCGTGCAGGTGGCCGAGGGCGTGCGCGCGGCGGTGCTGGCCGATCTCGGGCTCGCGATCGCGTCGGAATGGCTGTTCGCGGACGAGTTGCGCCGCCGCTGCGTGACGGTGGCGCTGGCCGACTGGACCCTGCCGCCCGTCGAATTGTGGGCGGTGTTTCCAGGCGGCCGCGGCGCGAACGTCAAGGCGCGCGCGTTCGTCGCGTTCGTGGAGGCGGCGCTGGGCGTCGCGGCGGCGGGGCGCGAGATCGCCTGA
- a CDS encoding S10 family peptidase, with protein MKTQKSLKDGFALFLGKATRPVAAAAVAALLLAGCGGDDGGGGAPAAAAVTNATANSAANSAAAPQATAAVPADQPYVDNDVYGTGPTASVSDATEGASVVHRQVTIGGKVVQYTATAGHLTTIDPVTSKPNAKMFYVAYTQDNPDPSKPRPVTFFYNGGPGSSSVYLLLGSFGPKRLQSSFPNFTPPAPYKLLDNPDSLLDRSDLVFINPVGTGYSAAIAPAQNKDFWGTDQDALSIDRFIQRYLTKYSRWNSPKFLYGESYGTARSAVVSWVLHEDGIELNGITLQSSILDYANALSAVGTFPTLAADAFYWKKTTLSPTPTDLDAYMAQARQYADTVLAPLAQAPNPQDGGFVNVRLNLNLAAAQQMGAYIGTDPVSLIQTFGNPAALGNVPSSDNNPPYTFFLTLVPGIQIGQYDGRANYTGLGIAPFILPNAGGNDPSINNVGGAYTVLWNSYLNTDLKYTSTSSFVDLNNLVFTNWNFSHTDPTGANAGGANTLYTAGDLAATMSLNPDLKVLSANGYFDSVTPFHQTELTLQQMALDPTLKAKNLTMKFYPSGHMIYLNDPSRVALKGDLGAFYDGILANRSGLQRVLALQQKALQLKQQKQQGQ; from the coding sequence ATGAAGACTCAGAAGTCCTTGAAAGACGGTTTCGCGCTATTCCTCGGCAAGGCGACCCGGCCGGTCGCGGCGGCGGCGGTGGCCGCGCTCTTGCTCGCCGGTTGCGGCGGCGACGACGGCGGCGGCGGTGCGCCCGCGGCGGCGGCCGTCACGAACGCGACGGCCAATTCGGCGGCCAATTCGGCGGCGGCGCCGCAAGCGACGGCGGCCGTCCCGGCCGACCAGCCCTATGTCGACAACGATGTGTACGGCACCGGCCCGACCGCTTCGGTCAGCGACGCGACCGAAGGCGCGTCGGTCGTGCACCGCCAGGTCACGATCGGCGGCAAGGTCGTCCAGTACACGGCGACGGCCGGCCACCTGACCACCATCGATCCGGTGACGTCGAAGCCGAACGCGAAGATGTTCTACGTCGCGTACACCCAGGACAATCCCGATCCGAGCAAGCCGCGCCCGGTCACGTTCTTCTACAACGGCGGCCCGGGTTCGTCGTCGGTCTACCTGCTGCTCGGCTCGTTCGGGCCGAAGCGCCTGCAGTCGTCGTTCCCGAACTTCACGCCGCCCGCGCCGTACAAGCTGCTCGACAATCCGGACAGCCTGCTCGACCGCTCCGACCTGGTCTTCATCAATCCGGTGGGCACCGGCTATTCGGCGGCGATCGCCCCGGCGCAGAACAAGGATTTCTGGGGCACCGACCAGGATGCGCTCTCGATCGATCGTTTCATCCAGCGCTACCTGACCAAGTATTCGCGCTGGAACTCGCCGAAATTCCTGTACGGCGAGTCGTACGGCACGGCGCGCAGCGCGGTGGTGTCGTGGGTGCTGCATGAGGACGGCATCGAACTGAACGGGATCACGCTGCAGTCGTCGATCCTCGACTACGCGAATGCGCTGTCGGCGGTCGGCACGTTCCCGACGCTCGCGGCCGATGCGTTCTACTGGAAGAAGACGACGCTGAGCCCGACGCCGACCGACCTCGACGCCTACATGGCGCAGGCGCGCCAGTATGCGGACACCGTGCTCGCGCCGCTCGCGCAGGCGCCGAATCCGCAGGACGGCGGTTTCGTCAACGTGCGGCTGAACCTGAATCTCGCGGCCGCGCAGCAGATGGGCGCGTACATCGGCACCGATCCGGTGTCGCTGATCCAGACCTTCGGCAATCCGGCCGCGCTCGGCAACGTGCCGTCGTCGGACAACAATCCGCCGTACACGTTCTTCCTGACGCTCGTGCCGGGCATCCAGATCGGCCAGTACGACGGTCGCGCGAACTACACGGGCCTCGGCATCGCGCCGTTCATCCTGCCGAACGCGGGCGGCAACGATCCGTCGATCAACAATGTCGGCGGCGCGTACACGGTGCTGTGGAACAGCTACCTGAACACCGATCTCAAGTACACCTCGACGTCTTCGTTCGTCGATCTGAACAACCTGGTGTTCACGAACTGGAACTTCAGCCACACGGACCCGACGGGGGCCAACGCGGGCGGGGCGAACACGCTGTACACCGCGGGCGACCTGGCGGCGACGATGAGCCTGAACCCGGACCTGAAGGTGCTGTCGGCGAACGGGTATTTCGATTCGGTCACGCCGTTCCACCAGACCGAGCTGACGCTGCAGCAGATGGCGCTCGACCCGACGCTGAAGGCGAAGAACCTGACGATGAAGTTCTATCCGTCGGGCCACATGATCTATCTGAACGATCCGTCGCGGGTCGCGCTCAAGGGTGATCTGGGCGCGTTCTACGACGGCATCCTGGCGAACCGCTCGGGGCTGCAGCGCGTGCTCGCGCTGCAGCAGAAGGCATTGCAGCTCAAGCAGCAGAAACAGCAGGGGCAGTAA
- a CDS encoding GNAT family N-acetyltransferase, producing MSAAVTVRRLDGDAAAASVDALADVLIDCVAGGASVSFMWPLARDRAQAFWRGVAAGVARGERLLFVAEDAAARLVGTVQLIVDLPENQPHRADVAKLLVHRDARRHGVAPRLLDALEAAARAAGRTVLVLDTVTGGDAERVYARAGWQRVGVVPDYALLPDGAPCATTFFTKRLDAA from the coding sequence GTGAGCGCCGCCGTCACGGTGCGGCGGCTCGACGGCGACGCCGCCGCCGCGAGCGTCGATGCGCTCGCCGACGTGCTGATCGACTGCGTCGCCGGCGGCGCGTCGGTGAGCTTCATGTGGCCGCTCGCGCGCGACCGGGCGCAGGCGTTCTGGCGCGGCGTCGCGGCGGGCGTCGCGCGCGGCGAGCGGCTGCTGTTCGTCGCGGAAGACGCCGCCGCGCGCCTCGTCGGCACCGTGCAGCTCATCGTCGACCTGCCGGAGAACCAGCCGCATCGCGCCGACGTCGCGAAGCTGCTGGTGCACCGCGACGCGCGCCGCCACGGCGTCGCGCCGCGCCTGCTCGACGCGCTCGAGGCGGCCGCCCGCGCGGCCGGCCGCACGGTGCTGGTGCTCGACACCGTGACGGGCGGCGACGCCGAGCGCGTCTATGCGCGCGCCGGCTGGCAGCGCGTCGGCGTGGTGCCCGACTATGCGCTGCTGCCCGACGGCGCGCCCTGCGCGACGACCTTCTTCACGAAGCGGCTGGACGCGGCCTGA